The Montipora foliosa isolate CH-2021 chromosome 1, ASM3666993v2, whole genome shotgun sequence genome has a window encoding:
- the LOC137991323 gene encoding uncharacterized protein codes for MAAIASFTPETRRLYLSKRKKVGVLATEKWGPEFPKFNSPQMKAELNEFSAKIAPLCSIPEVGFNEEGIAKHIQDFCNEQRRYLKLKRFKSASSEDNEVDLNDQPKKKKIHRKSASCESEGQPTKIKTKPKVDENKDNDRDDFDDTQSTLSLDTTESDKESSGDDNVCSSQMPKEVSSGLRLPALCTYNLKACQVIFTAVFGKAQVNREDVVKVLKKKFIVKQDRLTSLTMTQLMEVLAKKLVNQKYCSIKDGPETNITNLRMDDITVHKEIAL; via the exons ATGGCAGCCATTGCCAGCTTTACACCAGAAACGAGACGACTGTATTTATCAAA AAGAAAGAAGGTTGGGGTTCTGGCAACTGAAAAGTGGGGGCCAGAATTTCCCAAGTTCAACTCTCCACAAATGAAGGCAGAACTAAATGAGTTCTCAGCAAAAATAGCACCACTTTGCAGTATCCCAGAGGTTGGATTCAATGAGGAGGGAATAGCAAAGCACATCCAAGATTTCTGTAATGAGCAGAGACGTTATCTCAAGTTGAAACGCTTTAAG TCTGCTAGTTCTGAAGACAATGAAGTAGATCTAAATGACCAgcctaaaaagaaaaagattcatCGAAAG TCTGCCAGCTGTGAATCAGAGGGCCAGCCCACAAAGATAAAGACCAAGCCAAAG GTGGATGAAAATAAAGATAATGACAGAGATGATTTTGATGATACACAATCAACACTTTCACTAGACACTACTGAAAGTGATAAGGAATCCTCAGGTGATGATAACGTGTGTAGCTCCCAGATGCCAAAAGAGGTTTCTTCAGGGCTGAGACTTCCTGCTCTATGTACATATAATCTAAAGGCTTGTCAGGTGATCTTCACAGCAGTTTTTGGCAAAGCACAAGTTAACAGGGAGGATGTTGTGAAAGTCCTCAAAAAGAAGTTTATTGTAAAGCAAGACAGACTTACATCATTAACAATGACCCAGCTGATGGAGGTATTAGCTAAGAAACTTGTAAACCAGAAATACTGTTCCATCAAGGATGGGCCAGAGACAAACATTACAAACCTGAGAATGGATGACATCACAGTGCACAAAGAAATTGCTCTCTAG